A region of Porites lutea chromosome 13, jaPorLute2.1, whole genome shotgun sequence DNA encodes the following proteins:
- the LOC140923742 gene encoding uncharacterized protein: MINWGKRSDGNAIVISTSVITDAYNEIATWRKNVFLVPYGKIGRDFIDQVTLHINDWNSGSDNQHISLKAAFVLLAVGLQKPSPKSKAKDHQDVLSKRLILWRQGEINKLLREGRIIQGRIGKLKASEPPDKSKVFAKLVLEGQINSALRFLSETTSGGVLSLTDEVMSQLKQKHPNPQSAKLGSLLFGPIDDQYPESVYTEINGEMVRQAALRTKGAGGPSGVDANGFRRILACKSFKQSSTRLCEAIATMTRTLCTQYIDPMTIEPLVANRLIPLDKGEGAVRPIGVGEVLRRICGKCVMSVVKKDVVDASGSLQLCAGQKSGSEAAIHAMHTIFESDDTDAVLLIDASNAFNALNRAAALHNIRILCPIIAIYAINTYRQPARLFVIGGKEIVSAEGTTQGDPLAMGLYALSIQPLITSLQAASSVKQCWFADDASGAGSIMEIRTWWDALSTLGPDFGYFPNDRKCWIIAKPAKEESVREAFKDTSINVTVQGQKHLGAAIGSREYLEEYVSEKVTNWINDIAKLAEFALSQPQACYAAYTFGLKHRWTYFLRTLPDIQDLLEPLEDAISHMLIPAITERKCNQLDRNVLALPVRLGGLGLGNPSLEARREYASSVKVTKPLVEQIVSQSHQLPEDSLTKLAQQEVRSERSKELEHRAERIKEMAPRKTQRALDLATEKGSSAWLTVLPLQDLGFNLNKREFHDAVKLRYDWPVEDIPSTCACGEAFTVDHSMICKLGGFITQRHNELRDLEAEFLSMVCSDVEIEPVLQDISGEHLNRGSNKAQDARLDIHARGFWERHRSAFFDVRVCHPNAASYRDLEPQQIYRIHENEKKRLYSERVLDIEHGTFTPLVFTTTGGMGKECLKYHSRLAQLIAIKKGEQYAKTISWIRTRTSFALLRSALVCLRGSRTRRVLCDIKNVDIDIEVVEGAIKSDY; encoded by the coding sequence ATGATCAACTGGGGGAAACGAAGCGATGGTAATGCAATTGTTATATCGACGTCAGTCATAACAGATGCTTACAACGAGATCGCAACCTggagaaaaaacgtttttcttgtaCCGTATGGGAAAATAGGAAGAGATTTTATTGATCAAGTGACTTTGCATATTAATGACTGGAATAGTGGTTCCGACAATCAGCACATATCCCTGAAAGCAGCTTTTGTGCTCCTCGCTGTAGGGCTCCAAAAGCCAAGCCCGAAGTCTAAGGCAAAAGATCATCAAGATGTCTTGTCTAAGCGCCTAATACTTTGGAGGCAAGGTGAAATTAATAAGTTATTACGCGAAGGTAGAATTATTCAAGGTCGTATCGGAAAACTCAAGGCGTCGGAACCGCCCGATAAATCTAAGGTTTTTGCTAAGCTTGTACTGGAAGGTCAAATCAACTCAGCGCTGCGTTTCCTGAGTGAAACAACTAGTGGTGGTGTGCTATCTTTAACAGATGAGGTCATGTCGCagttaaaacagaaacatcCCAATCCACaatcagccaaattaggttcaCTACTTTTCGGGCCAATTGATGATCAGTATCCGGAATCCGTGTATACAGAGATTAACGGAGAGATGGTCAGGCAAGCTGCCTTGAGAACAAAAGGAGCAGGAGGCCCGTCTGGGGTTGACGCGAATGGCTTCAGAAGAATCCTTGCTTGCAAGTCCTTTAAACAGTCATCAACAAGGCTGTGTGAGGCAATAGCCACAATGACGAGGACTCTCTGTACACAATACATTGATCCTATGACCATAGAGCCCCTGGTAGCTAACCGTCTGATTCCACTGGATAAAGGCGAAGGTGCTGTTAGACCAATAGGAGTCGGAGAAGTTTTAAGGAGAATTTGTGGAAAGTGTGTAATGAGTGTTGTTAAGAAGGATGTTGTCGATGCCAGCGGCTCACTCCAGCTGTGTGCTGGACAAAAGTCCGGAAGCGAGGCTGCAATACACGCTATGCATACTATATTTGAATCAGATGACACTGATGCCGTACTTCTCATCGACGCCTCTAATGCATTCAACGCACTCAACAGAGCAGCTGCACTGCACAACATCCGGATTCTGTGTCCTATAATAGCAATTTACGCTATTAATACCTACAGACAGCCTGCTCGGCTATTTGTCATTGGTGGGAAAGAGATCGTGTCagcagaaggaacaacacaGGGCGATCCGCTTGCTATGGGTCTATATGCCTTAAGCATCCAGCCTTTAATTACGAGTCTACAAGCAGCGTCCAGTGTCAAGCAATGTTGGTTTGCAGATGATGCTAGTGGAGCTGGCTCCATTATGGAAATTAGGACGTGGTGGGATGCCCTTAGCACCCTTGGTccggattttggttattttccgaacgacaggaaatgctggatcatcgcaaaaccagcaaaggaagaaagtgtcagggaagctttcaaggacacttccattaacgtaacagtacaagggcagaaacaccttggggcggcaataggatcaagggagtatttagaggaatatgtcagcgaaaaggtgaccaattggatcaatgacattgctaagttagccgaatttgctctatctcaaccacaagcgtgctacgcagcctacacctttggcttgaaacatcggtggacgtactttttaagaactttgccggacattcaagatctgttagaaccattagaagatgcaatatcccatatgctaattcctgcgattactgagcgcaagtgtaatcagctggataggaatgttctagcgctgccagttcgcctgggtggcctgggcctgggaaacccgtcccttgaagcaaggcgcgaatatgcttcgtctgtcaaagtaacaaagccccttgttgaacaaattgtatctcagtcacatcagttacctgaagattccctcacaaaactagcacaacaggaagtaagaagtgaaagatcaaaggaactcgaacacagggcagagcgtattaaggagatggcaccaagaaagactcagcgagcattagatctggcgacagaaaagggatcatcagcatggcttacagtgcttcccctccaggatttgggctttaacctgaataaaagggaattccatgatgctgtgaaactacgctacgactggccagtggaagatatcccctccacatgtgcctgtggggaagcctttacggttgatcactctatgatttgcaaactaggaggttttattactcaacgccacaacgagctaagagatctcgaagctgaatttctgagtatggtgtgtagcgatgtcgagatcgaaccagtacttcaagacatctccggcgaacatttaaacagaggatctaacaaagctcaggatgcgaggttagatatccacgcgcgtggtttctgggagcgacatcgatcagcattcttcgatgtgagggtctgtcaccctaatgctgcatcgtatagggacctagagccacaacaaatctatcgtatccatgagaacgagaaaaagcgtctctactcagagagagtcctggacatcgagcatggaacatttacacctttggtcttcaccacaactggcggaatgggaaaggagtgcttgaagtatcatagccgtttagcacagctgattgccatcaaaaaaggggagcagtatgccaaaactatctcatggatcagaacgagaacctcattcgcactcttgagatctgcgttggtttgtcttcgaggctctaggacaagaagagtgctatgtgacattaagaatgttgatatcgacatcgaagttgttgaaggagccattaaatcggactattga